The Enterobacter asburiae genome window below encodes:
- the dinG gene encoding ATP-dependent DNA helicase DinG, translated as MALTAALKAQIGAWYKALQQQIPDFIPRAPQRQMIADVAKTLAGDDGRHLAIEAPTGVGKTLSYLIPGIAIAREEDKTLVVSTANVALQDQIFSKDLPLLRKIIPDLRFTAAFGRGRYVCPRNLAALASSEPNQQDLLAFLDDELTPNNKAEQEQCAKLKAELDGYKWDGLRDHTSQAISDDLWRRLSTDKASCLNRNCHYYRECPFFVARREIQEAEVVVANHALVMAALESEAVLPEPKNLLLVLDEGHHLPDVARDALEMSAEITAPWFRLQLDLFCKLVATCMEQFRPKTTPPLAVPERLSDHCEEVYGLIASLNNILNLYLPATQEAEHRFAMGELPEEVMAICQQLAKHLEKLRGLAEMFLNDLSEKTGSHDVVRLHRVLLQMNRALGMFEAQSKLWRLASMAQASGAPVTKWATRDVRDGQVHLFFHCVGIRVADQLEKLIWRSVPHVVVTSATLRSLNSFSRLQEMSGLKEKAGDRFVALDSPFNHCEQGKLVIPRMKFEPLIDNEEQHIAEMAAYFREQVESKKYPGMLVLFASGRAMQRFLEHVTDLRLLLLVQGDQPRYRLVETHRKRIDNGERSVLVGLQSFAEGLDLKGDYLTQVHIHKIAFPPIDSPVVITEGEWLKSLNRYPFEVQSLPAASFNLIQQVGRLIRSHGCWGEVVIYDKRLLTKNYGQRLLNALPIFPIEQPEVPEVKKRPATLTSGRKKSLRAKGRGPTGK; from the coding sequence ATGGCTTTAACCGCTGCGCTCAAGGCGCAAATTGGCGCATGGTATAAGGCGCTACAGCAGCAGATCCCCGACTTTATCCCCCGAGCGCCGCAGCGGCAGATGATTGCTGACGTGGCAAAAACGCTCGCCGGGGACGACGGGCGACATCTGGCGATTGAAGCCCCGACCGGCGTCGGGAAAACCCTGTCGTATCTCATTCCCGGCATCGCGATTGCGCGGGAAGAGGACAAAACGCTGGTGGTCAGCACCGCCAACGTGGCCTTGCAGGACCAGATCTTCAGCAAGGATTTACCTCTGCTGCGCAAAATCATCCCCGACCTGCGGTTTACGGCAGCCTTTGGGCGCGGGCGTTACGTGTGCCCGCGTAACCTGGCGGCGCTGGCCAGCAGCGAGCCGAATCAGCAGGATCTGCTCGCGTTTCTGGATGACGAGCTAACGCCAAACAATAAGGCCGAGCAGGAGCAGTGTGCAAAACTTAAAGCCGAGCTCGACGGCTATAAGTGGGACGGCCTGCGGGATCACACCAGCCAGGCCATCAGCGACGACCTGTGGCGCAGGCTCAGCACCGACAAAGCCAGCTGCCTGAACCGCAACTGTCACTATTACCGCGAGTGCCCGTTCTTTGTCGCCCGGCGCGAAATTCAGGAGGCGGAGGTGGTTGTGGCAAACCACGCGCTGGTGATGGCGGCGCTCGAGAGCGAAGCGGTGCTGCCAGAGCCTAAAAACCTGCTGCTGGTGCTTGATGAAGGCCATCATCTGCCGGACGTGGCGCGTGACGCGCTGGAGATGAGCGCCGAAATCACTGCTCCGTGGTTCCGCCTGCAGCTGGATCTCTTCTGTAAGCTGGTGGCGACCTGTATGGAGCAGTTCCGCCCGAAAACCACGCCGCCGCTGGCGGTGCCGGAGCGGCTGAGCGACCACTGTGAAGAGGTCTACGGCCTGATTGCCTCGCTCAATAACATTTTGAATCTTTATCTTCCGGCAACCCAGGAAGCTGAACACCGCTTTGCGATGGGAGAGCTACCGGAAGAGGTGATGGCGATCTGCCAGCAGCTGGCGAAGCATCTGGAAAAGCTGCGCGGGCTGGCGGAGATGTTCTTAAACGATCTCAGCGAGAAAACCGGCTCGCATGACGTGGTGCGTCTGCACCGCGTTCTGCTGCAGATGAACCGCGCGCTGGGGATGTTCGAAGCGCAAAGCAAGCTCTGGCGGCTGGCCTCGATGGCGCAGGCGTCCGGCGCGCCGGTCACCAAATGGGCGACCCGCGACGTGCGGGACGGGCAGGTGCACCTCTTTTTCCACTGCGTGGGCATCCGCGTGGCCGATCAGCTGGAAAAGCTGATCTGGCGCAGCGTGCCGCACGTGGTTGTCACCTCTGCCACGCTGCGCTCCCTGAACAGTTTTTCTCGTTTGCAGGAGATGAGCGGGCTCAAAGAGAAAGCGGGCGACCGTTTCGTGGCGCTGGACTCGCCGTTTAACCACTGCGAGCAGGGCAAGCTGGTCATTCCGCGCATGAAATTTGAGCCGCTCATCGACAACGAGGAGCAGCACATCGCGGAAATGGCGGCCTACTTCCGCGAGCAGGTCGAGAGTAAAAAGTACCCCGGTATGCTGGTGCTGTTTGCCAGCGGGCGGGCGATGCAGCGCTTCCTCGAACACGTCACCGATCTGCGTTTACTCCTGCTGGTGCAGGGGGATCAGCCGCGCTACCGGCTGGTGGAAACCCACCGCAAGCGCATTGATAACGGCGAGCGCAGCGTGCTGGTGGGGTTGCAGTCGTTTGCTGAAGGTCTGGATTTGAAAGGCGACTACCTGACGCAGGTGCACATCCATAAAATCGCCTTCCCGCCTATCGACAGCCCGGTGGTGATCACCGAGGGGGAGTGGCTGAAAAGCCTCAACCGCTATCCGTTTGAAGTGCAGAGTTTGCCTGCGGCGTCGTTTAACCTGATTCAGCAGGTCGGGCGCTTGATTCGTAGCCACGGCTGTTGGGGCGAGGTGGTGATTTATGACAAACGTCTGCTCACCAAAAATTACGGCCAACGCCTCCTGAACGCGCTGCCGATCTTTCCGATTGAACAGCCAGAGGTACCTGAGGTAAAAAAACGCCCGGCAACACTGACTTCCGGGCGTAAGAAAAGCCTCCGTGCTAAGGGGCGCGGTCCTACTGGTAAATGA
- a CDS encoding fimbrial protein: MKTLLALLLLGVASQSPAEEIQLDIRGNIYANACQVDSASQNLTVNLGKANTGDFKNVGDTGQWNSFDLTLSKCPTTSVLATATFHGQPDSIHPTKFASTGTAKGLALELADPQDQISLAPDASFSVLINQDNHTADFPLAARYYATSLPVTAGTFSSVVQVTFIYQ, from the coding sequence ATGAAAACCTTATTAGCCCTTTTACTCCTTGGAGTGGCCAGCCAGAGCCCGGCGGAAGAGATTCAGCTCGATATTCGCGGAAACATTTACGCCAACGCCTGCCAGGTAGACAGCGCCAGCCAGAACCTGACGGTCAATCTGGGCAAAGCGAATACCGGGGATTTTAAGAATGTAGGCGATACCGGACAATGGAATTCATTCGACTTAACCCTGTCGAAATGTCCAACCACTTCCGTGCTGGCCACGGCAACCTTTCACGGTCAGCCAGACAGTATTCATCCGACGAAATTCGCCAGCACCGGAACCGCGAAAGGACTGGCGCTGGAGCTTGCCGACCCGCAGGATCAGATCTCGCTTGCCCCGGACGCCAGCTTCAGCGTGTTGATCAACCAGGACAATCACACGGCGGATTTCCCGCTGGCCGCCCGCTATTACGCCACCTCATTGCCGGTCACGGCAGGAACGTTTAGCAGCGTGGTGCAGGTGACCTTCATTTACCAGTAG
- a CDS encoding fimbrial protein codes for MMQIAKSFFLLVVLATAALFMPHAKANCVSPNLPALLSLASISVPTSLPVGETIPGTERSAHIAGGCYTAEDAGRQIIACYHGLGRETPNIPGVYESGVAGIGVSLRNSKGERVMGAADQICTTKSSVGQVSDSTGSDGSFAFSFDVSLELVKTSEVVTAGTLTSSNTQFGFGVEQIESLSYPNTLSYSGNVVVKAVTCTVSPKSLTVTLGDFPVSRFTGPGTLVSQSVFNIDMLCDQDVQPEMMIASANGYEPNFPGVIKLTPENGVATGVGVRMLFNGQIPVFGQYMNTFTAYANIRSQYPFSVSYEQTSSEVTPGTANAVATITVAYK; via the coding sequence ATGATGCAGATAGCAAAATCGTTTTTCTTACTTGTAGTTCTGGCGACGGCAGCACTCTTTATGCCGCATGCAAAGGCCAACTGTGTCTCACCAAATTTACCAGCGCTGCTATCGTTAGCGTCTATTTCAGTACCTACCAGCCTTCCCGTGGGAGAGACCATCCCGGGAACGGAACGTTCGGCTCACATTGCGGGGGGGTGCTATACAGCCGAAGACGCAGGTCGTCAGATCATTGCCTGTTACCACGGCCTGGGTAGAGAGACTCCCAATATCCCTGGTGTTTATGAGTCGGGTGTTGCCGGGATCGGCGTGTCGCTCCGAAATAGTAAAGGGGAGCGTGTGATGGGAGCAGCAGACCAAATCTGCACAACTAAGTCTTCCGTGGGTCAAGTGTCTGATTCGACGGGTAGCGATGGTTCATTTGCGTTTAGCTTCGACGTCTCGCTGGAACTGGTGAAAACCAGCGAGGTGGTAACCGCCGGTACGCTCACATCCAGTAATACCCAATTTGGCTTTGGTGTTGAGCAAATAGAAAGCTTGAGTTATCCAAATACCCTCTCCTACTCAGGTAACGTGGTGGTTAAAGCAGTTACCTGCACCGTATCACCCAAATCTCTGACCGTCACGCTGGGGGATTTTCCGGTGAGCCGTTTTACCGGTCCGGGAACCCTGGTCTCCCAGTCGGTATTCAATATCGACATGCTCTGCGATCAGGATGTACAGCCGGAAATGATGATCGCCAGCGCCAATGGCTATGAACCGAATTTTCCTGGCGTAATCAAATTAACGCCGGAAAACGGCGTGGCGACCGGCGTGGGGGTGAGAATGCTCTTTAACGGTCAGATACCTGTTTTCGGGCAATATATGAATACCTTTACCGCCTATGCCAATATCCGCTCGCAATATCCCTTCAGCGTCTCTTACGAACAAACCAGCTCGGAGGTGACGCCCGGAACGGCGAATGCCGTCGCAACCATTACGGTGGCCTACAAATGA